A single region of the Plasmodium malariae genome assembly, chromosome: 7 genome encodes:
- the PmUG01_07040700 gene encoding conserved Plasmodium protein, unknown function, with protein MHSFSCVSVLQNVDGRNINIFEKRYGYNLNDLHSYIYKINLPLKPRYINYVLEEKQKGKNKIKSSEDSLKEKEPDDGNEKDRQALNYKHNNSDSNNYINSSNNSYNNSSRNSNSSGSSSNQVDIYHKYERENINNPQNVYKNKIVINNVESNEKYEDKYVHISYDKNYIYDEQKNNIYTDDNISSYISQENDILSDKNKFSTKKTYVNLCLNYYNNLDTCVTKKYQKNVQSRKYKFTRLHTCKPHYILFSRCIKYRDRKLMNEIKKIELNYYSSLNRINRSIYLNEFSTNLGYHEYLISKQFDSVEKIKLNKELSELRERYNHILKYNLCDDHLPKFDKQKRKTYSDNEKKYILLNI; from the exons ATGCATTCATTTTCATGCGTTTCCGTTTTACAGAATGTCGATGGGAGAAACATAAACATTTTTGAAAAGAGGTATGGCTACAACTTGAACGACTTGCACagttatatttacaaaattaatcTGCCACTTAAACCAcgttatataaattatgtattggaagaaaaacagaaaggtaaaaataaaataaaatcgtCTGAAGACAGtttgaaagaaaaagaaccAGATGATGGAAATGAAAAGGATAGACAAGCGCTAAATTATAAGCACAATAATAGtgatagtaataattatattaatagtagtaataatagttataataatagtagccGCAACAGTAACAGTAGTGGTAGTTCCTCTAACCAGGTGGACATATACCACAAATATGAACgggaaaacataaataacccccaaaatgtgtataaaaataaaatagtaattaaCAACGTAGAgagtaatgaaaaatatgaagataaGTATGTCCATATATCATATgataagaattatatatatgatgagcaaaaaaataatatatacactgATGATAATATTTCCAGTTATATTTCACaagaaaatgatatattaagtGATAAGAATAAATTTAGTACGAAAAAAACGTATGTCAATTTATgcttaaattattataataacttAGATACATgcgtaacaaaaaaatatcaaaaaaatgtacaaagcaggaaatataaatttactcGTTTACACACATGTAAACCACATTAT atcTTGTTTTCTCGGTGTATTAAATACAGAGATAGAAAGTTAATGAAcgagataaaaaaaatagagctAAATTATTATAGTTCCCTTAACAGAATTAACAG ATCCATATACCTAAACGAATTTTCAACAAATTTGGGGTATCATGAG TACCTTATAAGTAAACAGTTTGATAGtgtggaaaaaataaa ACTTAACAAAGAGTTAAGCGAATTAAGAGAACGATATaaccatattttaaaatataatttatgtgaTGATCATTTGCCAAAATTTGACaagcaaaaaagaaagaCATATTcagataatgaaaaaaaatacatattattaaatatatga